Proteins found in one Agaribacterium sp. ZY112 genomic segment:
- a CDS encoding YifB family Mg chelatase-like AAA ATPase, which yields MTLATVHSRAQLGVDAPNVTVECHLSNGLPGFTIVGMPEASVRESKDRVRSALINSHFEFPQKRITINLAPADLPKEGARFDLAIAVSILAASEQVPNERLQDYEFLGELALNGDLRGVSGSIPATVAANKADRHLIIAKTNENEVSLCAEGAAKCAANLLQVCADLHGRESLPRAQGQSFCDADYTMDMADVVGQESAKRALEIAASGAHNVLLFGSPGTGKSMLAGRLASVLPPLEHQQALEVASINSLKPSEQRQAPSLQRPFRSPHHSASAPALVGGGSQPRPGEISLAHRGVLFLDELPEFKRSVLEVLREPMESGQICISRAKAQVNFPARFQLIAAMNPCPCGHFGDGSQRCTCSPGRILAYKDKISGPLLDRIDLQVQVDRLAIEQFHQEPRQKAERSHHIRLRVERSRQRQLARQDCSNAELQGEALRTHCKLGQNEQSLLAKAMEKLQLSPRAYDRILRVARSIADLDKRSEINSTDLSEALGYRNFDRFYSRLNG from the coding sequence ATGACTCTCGCCACTGTGCACAGCCGCGCCCAACTCGGCGTGGACGCCCCCAACGTCACTGTTGAATGCCACCTTAGCAATGGCTTACCCGGTTTTACGATTGTTGGCATGCCCGAAGCCAGCGTACGTGAAAGCAAAGATCGGGTTCGCAGCGCCTTAATTAATAGCCATTTTGAATTCCCACAAAAACGCATCACCATTAATTTAGCGCCCGCAGATTTACCCAAAGAAGGCGCTCGTTTTGACCTAGCTATCGCGGTTAGTATTTTGGCAGCCTCTGAGCAAGTACCGAATGAACGCCTACAAGACTACGAGTTTCTAGGTGAGCTTGCGCTTAATGGAGACCTGCGTGGAGTGAGTGGCAGTATCCCGGCAACCGTTGCCGCCAATAAAGCTGACCGCCACTTGATTATCGCTAAAACCAATGAAAACGAGGTGAGCCTTTGTGCAGAAGGCGCGGCCAAATGTGCAGCAAACTTACTTCAGGTTTGTGCAGATTTACACGGCCGAGAAAGCTTGCCGAGAGCACAGGGGCAAAGCTTCTGTGACGCAGACTACACAATGGATATGGCTGATGTCGTTGGTCAAGAAAGCGCCAAACGGGCTTTAGAGATTGCCGCCAGTGGCGCTCACAACGTACTGCTTTTTGGCTCCCCAGGTACAGGTAAAAGTATGCTTGCAGGGCGCCTAGCGAGTGTCTTACCGCCACTCGAGCACCAACAGGCTTTAGAGGTAGCAAGCATTAACTCACTTAAGCCAAGTGAGCAGCGTCAAGCACCCAGCTTGCAAAGACCATTTCGCAGCCCTCACCACAGCGCATCGGCTCCGGCCCTTGTTGGTGGAGGCAGCCAACCGCGCCCTGGGGAGATAAGCTTAGCCCATCGAGGTGTCTTATTTCTTGATGAATTACCCGAGTTTAAGCGCAGTGTCTTAGAAGTTTTGCGTGAACCGATGGAAAGCGGCCAAATCTGTATTAGCCGCGCCAAAGCCCAAGTAAATTTTCCAGCTCGCTTCCAACTTATCGCGGCAATGAACCCTTGCCCCTGTGGCCACTTTGGCGATGGTAGCCAACGCTGTACGTGCTCACCTGGCCGTATTCTCGCCTACAAAGACAAAATATCGGGCCCCTTGCTCGATCGCATCGACCTGCAGGTGCAGGTAGATAGACTGGCTATTGAACAGTTTCATCAAGAACCGAGACAAAAAGCCGAACGCTCACACCACATTCGCCTGCGTGTTGAACGAAGTCGCCAACGCCAGTTAGCGCGCCAAGATTGCAGCAATGCTGAACTTCAGGGTGAGGCCCTAAGAACACACTGCAAGCTCGGCCAAAACGAGCAAAGCTTACTCGCCAAAGCGATGGAAAAACTGCAACTCAGTCCCCGTGCCTACGACCGCATCTTGCGAGTAGCACGCAGTATTGCCGATCTAGATAAGCGCTCAGAGATTAATTCAACCGATCTTAGTGAAGCCCTTGGTTATCGAAACTTCGATCGTTTTTACAGCCGCTTAAACGGATAA
- a CDS encoding accessory factor UbiK family protein, with protein sequence MIDQLAKELLSKLPQGPEAFSELKNDGEAKMKVLLESSLRKLNLVSREEFDAQQAVLERSRAKIEQLEQQISELEKKL encoded by the coding sequence ATGATTGATCAACTAGCCAAAGAATTGCTTTCAAAATTACCTCAAGGCCCTGAAGCCTTTAGTGAATTAAAAAACGACGGCGAAGCAAAGATGAAGGTCTTGCTTGAATCCTCCCTGCGCAAACTCAACTTGGTAAGCCGTGAAGAATTTGATGCTCAGCAAGCGGTGCTTGAACGTAGCCGAGCTAAAATCGAACAATTAGAACAACAAATCAGCGAGTTAGAGAAGAAACTCTAA
- a CDS encoding urease subunit beta, translated as MKLGEILVEEGQLELNAGRRTLSMSIANVGDRPIQVGSHYHFYETNLALRFDREAARGMRLNIAAGTAVRFEPGQEREIELVELAGKREVYGFRGDVMGPL; from the coding sequence ATGAAATTAGGTGAGATTCTTGTCGAAGAAGGTCAGCTCGAATTAAATGCTGGTCGCAGAACCTTAAGCATGTCTATTGCTAATGTTGGAGATAGGCCGATTCAAGTGGGTTCACATTATCACTTTTATGAAACTAATTTAGCTTTACGTTTTGATCGGGAAGCTGCTCGAGGTATGCGTTTAAATATTGCCGCTGGAACAGCTGTGCGCTTTGAACCGGGCCAAGAGCGAGAAATAGAATTAGTGGAGCTAGCTGGCAAGCGCGAGGTATATGGCTTTCGCGGTGATGTCATGGGGCCACTCTAA
- a CDS encoding urease accessory protein UreD, which translates to MALIIELAAPIKGNTFQEKCKSSALKRSWLARLTLNYELRKQRSTLVRSEHQGPLRVQRPFYPEEDGCCHTYILHPPGGMAVGDTLHITAELNEGTSVLFTTPSAGKMYGTLSVDRDALMPQRQCVSLHVKNNAIAEWLPQETIVFDGAQARLDAEFHLQASGKLIAWDIVRLGRAASGEQFKTGSCRQKLSLFIDGRLHYHELNPMYANSNKMQARWGLQAKNTLATMIATVKLNRDQQDQLVELLENYSDESCLWGLTQKDDLLIVRYLGNNILNCRNGLECLWAKLRPLMVDKCAVTPRIWNT; encoded by the coding sequence ATGGCTCTTATCATCGAGCTTGCCGCACCTATTAAGGGCAATACATTCCAAGAAAAGTGTAAAAGCAGTGCATTAAAACGAAGCTGGCTTGCTCGTTTAACGCTTAATTATGAGCTTCGTAAACAGCGCAGCACATTGGTACGCAGTGAGCATCAAGGCCCTTTGCGTGTACAGCGACCGTTTTATCCAGAGGAAGATGGTTGTTGTCATACCTATATTTTGCACCCTCCGGGTGGAATGGCTGTTGGCGATACATTGCACATCACAGCCGAGCTTAACGAGGGCACGTCGGTACTTTTTACTACACCATCAGCTGGAAAAATGTACGGTACTTTAAGTGTCGACAGGGATGCACTTATGCCTCAGCGTCAGTGTGTTTCTCTGCATGTTAAAAACAATGCTATTGCAGAGTGGCTGCCTCAAGAAACGATTGTATTTGATGGTGCTCAAGCTCGTTTGGATGCAGAGTTTCATCTGCAAGCTAGTGGCAAACTAATTGCGTGGGATATTGTACGTTTGGGGCGAGCTGCAAGTGGTGAGCAGTTTAAAACTGGCAGTTGCAGGCAGAAATTAAGTTTATTTATTGATGGGCGCTTACACTATCACGAGCTCAACCCAATGTATGCGAACAGTAATAAAATGCAAGCGCGCTGGGGGCTGCAAGCCAAGAATACACTGGCTACTATGATTGCTACGGTTAAGTTAAACCGTGATCAGCAAGACCAACTGGTTGAGTTATTAGAAAACTACAGTGATGAGTCGTGTCTTTGGGGGCTGACTCAAAAAGATGATTTATTAATTGTTCGTTATTTAGGTAACAACATTCTTAATTGCCGAAATGGCTTAGAGTGTTTGTGGGCCAAGCTTCGACCCTTAATGGTTGATAAGTGCGCAGTTACCCCACGTATTTGGAATACTTAA
- the ureA gene encoding urease subunit gamma encodes MDLSPRDKDKLLIFTAALLAERRKAKGLKLNYPEAVALISAEIMEGAREGKTVAELMSYGRTILSAEDVMDGIADLIHDVQVEATFPDGTKLVTVHQPIV; translated from the coding sequence ATGGACTTAAGCCCAAGAGATAAAGACAAATTGTTGATTTTTACAGCGGCATTACTAGCCGAGCGCCGCAAAGCTAAAGGCTTAAAGTTAAATTATCCAGAAGCCGTTGCATTAATTAGTGCGGAAATTATGGAAGGCGCTCGAGAGGGAAAAACCGTTGCAGAGTTGATGAGTTATGGCCGTACCATTTTAAGTGCGGAAGATGTGATGGATGGTATTGCCGATCTTATCCATGATGTGCAGGTTGAAGCTACTTTCCCCGACGGAACCAAGCTGGTTACCGTGCATCAACCCATCGTTTAA